The Sedimentisphaera salicampi genome includes a region encoding these proteins:
- a CDS encoding P-II family nitrogen regulator, which produces MKMIIAFVKPNMLDAVILALHKIEGLTGASSTEVQGFGRDRSMNDREISLKTKTHIKLEIACHDDLVDKVLSAIAKAAHTGLRGDGKIYVLPLDDAVRISSNERGENAV; this is translated from the coding sequence ATGAAAATGATAATCGCTTTTGTCAAACCTAATATGCTGGATGCAGTAATTCTCGCATTACATAAAATTGAAGGTCTTACGGGCGCCAGCTCCACAGAAGTACAAGGCTTTGGAAGAGACCGCAGCATGAATGACCGAGAAATTTCGCTCAAAACAAAAACGCATATCAAATTGGAAATAGCCTGCCATGATGATTTAGTGGATAAAGTGCTCTCGGCAATTGCCAAAGCTGCCCATACAGGGCTTCGCGGCGATGGGAAAATTTATGTATTGCCTCTGGATGATGCCGTTCGAATCAGCAGCAATGAACGCGGAGAGAATGCCGTATAA
- a CDS encoding efflux RND transporter permease subunit — protein MLKKIIEMSLCNKLLVVLSVLLAAAFGIKSLNELPVDAFPDVSPSLVQVFTVTDGLAPEEVEKYVTYPVEAKMTGLPKVTEIRSVSNFGLSVVNIYFEDGTDIYFARQLVGEKLQEARDEIPEGFGDPQMGPIATGQGQILYYYLKDTSGKYSLTELRTIQDWIVKFNLQTVSGVTEVLGIGGHEKQFQIVVDPDALIRYDLTLNEVIKRVNENNLNVGAQFLEQNGEQLIVRSEGLAEGIPDLKSIVVKTVDGRPVHISDVAEVKVGGAIRRGLQTRNGTEEVVAGMVVKLIGTNSSTVIERVQEKIREIQKSLPDGVKIVPFYEQKTIVDASLDTVRNALLQGVILVVIVVFVFMGGFRPSVIVSVALAFSVLFTFIAMKYLELSANLMTFGGIAIAIGMLVDGTIVVVENVDRMLSEAEPDEPRRHVVSRACFEVARPIVFAISIIILVFIPLFTLQGVEGKTFRPLAATVALALLGSLIYAVLQAPALCSILMKRPVKKKGEKSAEKKGEPLIVRILLKPYRPLVKFFVKFRYITVIIAAALLILGATIYPKLGSEFTPRLLEGDIMVNLTFAPSASIKESKRNVMLLEKRFLQIPEVTEVVSRIGRGEVGAHSAPVNVSHMNVILKPKSEWTDARNQLDIEAKIREKLKGFPGVQTNITQPIQLSVDELIGGVKAELAVKLFGGELDTLKSKGDEIAAVIRNVNGAADVQVQQMIGAPQLVIRPDRRAAARYGMNISEIQEVIEAAVGGVEAGQIFEGIRRFDIYVRYKKSARATPEAIRNIIAETPDGKRVPLDELAAVKEVIGPRQILRENNQRYLSVQCNVVGRDIGSFVEDAQKKINSEISLPPGYFISWGGQFELQQEANKRLAVVIPVTLSIIALLLYINFKRISNTLLILLNIPLALVGGVAALWLFGENFSVPASIGFIALFGIALENGMVLVTYLNQLTSKGLPIDEASVQGACMRLRPVLMTAGTTALGLVPLLLSSGTGSEVQKPLAMVVIGGLVTSTILTLLVIPALYKWFTPKQIMELE, from the coding sequence ATGCTGAAGAAAATAATCGAAATGTCATTATGCAATAAGCTGCTGGTAGTATTGTCGGTTCTGCTGGCAGCAGCTTTTGGAATTAAAAGTCTCAATGAACTGCCTGTCGATGCCTTTCCCGATGTATCACCATCTCTTGTGCAGGTTTTTACAGTAACTGATGGGCTGGCACCTGAAGAAGTAGAAAAATACGTTACATATCCCGTGGAAGCAAAGATGACTGGGCTGCCAAAAGTTACCGAAATCAGGTCGGTATCAAATTTTGGACTGTCCGTTGTGAACATTTATTTTGAGGATGGAACAGATATTTATTTTGCCCGCCAGTTAGTCGGAGAAAAACTGCAAGAAGCTCGCGATGAAATTCCTGAAGGATTCGGAGATCCTCAGATGGGCCCGATAGCAACAGGACAGGGACAGATTCTTTACTATTACTTAAAAGATACCTCCGGCAAATACTCCCTGACTGAGCTGAGGACAATTCAGGACTGGATCGTTAAATTCAATCTTCAAACTGTCTCTGGGGTTACAGAGGTCTTAGGCATAGGAGGACATGAAAAGCAGTTCCAGATAGTCGTAGATCCGGATGCGCTGATTCGCTATGACTTGACTCTCAATGAAGTAATCAAACGCGTAAATGAGAATAATCTTAATGTCGGAGCGCAGTTTCTTGAACAGAACGGTGAACAGCTTATCGTGCGTTCTGAAGGGCTTGCCGAAGGTATTCCAGATTTAAAAAGCATCGTTGTCAAAACTGTCGACGGCAGACCGGTACACATTAGCGATGTCGCAGAAGTTAAGGTCGGCGGGGCTATCCGCCGCGGCCTGCAGACCCGGAATGGAACAGAAGAAGTCGTTGCCGGCATGGTGGTTAAACTGATCGGTACAAATTCATCCACTGTGATAGAACGCGTGCAGGAAAAAATAAGGGAAATCCAAAAGAGCCTGCCCGATGGAGTGAAAATTGTTCCTTTTTATGAACAGAAAACAATCGTTGATGCTTCTCTGGATACAGTCAGGAATGCTTTATTGCAGGGCGTAATTCTTGTTGTTATTGTTGTTTTTGTGTTTATGGGAGGCTTCAGGCCGAGTGTCATTGTTTCGGTTGCACTGGCCTTTTCTGTACTGTTTACTTTTATTGCTATGAAATATCTGGAGCTTTCGGCCAATCTGATGACTTTTGGCGGAATTGCAATTGCGATTGGGATGCTTGTTGACGGGACAATTGTAGTAGTGGAAAATGTTGACAGAATGTTAAGCGAGGCCGAACCGGATGAGCCGCGAAGGCACGTTGTTTCAAGAGCCTGCTTTGAGGTTGCCCGGCCTATCGTGTTTGCTATTTCGATTATAATTCTTGTTTTTATCCCCCTGTTCACTCTGCAAGGCGTGGAAGGCAAAACATTCCGTCCTCTTGCAGCCACAGTCGCTTTGGCGCTTTTGGGTTCTTTGATATATGCCGTTTTGCAAGCTCCGGCTTTGTGCAGTATCCTTATGAAACGCCCCGTAAAGAAGAAGGGAGAAAAATCAGCTGAAAAGAAAGGCGAGCCTCTTATTGTCCGAATTCTGCTCAAACCTTATCGGCCTTTGGTCAAGTTCTTCGTTAAATTCCGTTATATTACTGTAATTATAGCCGCCGCATTGCTGATTTTGGGCGCAACAATTTATCCGAAACTCGGCAGTGAATTTACTCCGAGGCTGCTTGAAGGTGATATTATGGTCAATCTAACTTTTGCACCTTCGGCTTCCATAAAAGAATCGAAACGTAATGTGATGCTTTTGGAAAAACGCTTTCTTCAGATCCCCGAAGTTACGGAAGTTGTAAGCCGGATTGGTCGAGGTGAAGTGGGAGCGCATTCAGCACCGGTAAATGTAAGTCATATGAACGTGATCCTCAAGCCCAAATCAGAATGGACAGATGCCCGAAACCAGCTTGATATTGAGGCGAAAATTCGAGAAAAGCTCAAAGGCTTTCCCGGCGTTCAGACCAACATTACCCAGCCCATACAGCTTTCAGTTGATGAGCTTATCGGTGGTGTAAAGGCTGAACTTGCAGTGAAATTATTTGGCGGCGAACTGGATACTTTGAAATCCAAAGGGGACGAAATCGCAGCAGTAATCAGAAATGTAAACGGGGCAGCTGATGTGCAGGTACAGCAAATGATAGGTGCCCCGCAGCTTGTTATTCGTCCTGACCGTCGAGCAGCAGCTCGTTATGGCATGAATATTAGCGAAATTCAGGAAGTTATAGAAGCGGCAGTTGGCGGGGTTGAAGCCGGGCAGATATTTGAAGGTATTCGGCGATTCGATATTTATGTCAGATATAAAAAGTCAGCCAGAGCCACTCCTGAAGCTATTCGAAATATAATTGCAGAAACTCCCGATGGGAAACGAGTTCCGCTGGATGAACTGGCGGCTGTCAAAGAAGTAATTGGTCCCCGGCAGATATTGCGTGAAAACAATCAGCGATATCTTTCGGTACAGTGTAATGTAGTCGGGCGCGATATAGGAAGTTTCGTTGAAGATGCGCAAAAGAAAATCAATTCTGAGATTAGTTTGCCTCCAGGCTACTTTATTTCATGGGGAGGCCAATTTGAATTGCAGCAGGAAGCAAACAAACGTTTAGCGGTTGTAATTCCGGTTACCTTGTCAATTATCGCTTTACTGCTTTATATTAATTTTAAAAGGATTTCAAATACACTGCTTATTCTTCTTAATATACCTTTGGCACTGGTTGGCGGGGTTGCTGCCCTGTGGCTTTTCGGCGAGAATTTTTCTGTTCCTGCTTCAATCGGATTCATTGCATTGTTCGGGATTGCACTGGAAAACGGGATGGTTCTGGTAACTTACCTTAATCAGTTAACGTCAAAGGGTTTGCCGATTGATGAGGCATCTGTTCAAGGGGCATGTATGCGTTTGCGGCCGGTACTGATGACTGCCGGAACCACTGCTCTGGGGCTTGTTCCGCTGCTTCTTTCTTCCGGGACAGGAAGCGAAGTGCAGAAGCCGCTGGCAATGGTTGTTATTGGCGGACTGGTAACTTCTACAATACTCACCCTGCTGGTAATACCGGCGTTGTATAAGTGGTTTACTCCGAAACAGATTATGGAATTGGAATAA
- a CDS encoding efflux RND transporter periplasmic adaptor subunit — MRHSQNVESTHSGESDIEHREHNDHAESSANHDEHGEEEGGHIELTDAEISELSIKTAKAGQGKLHRKVKLPGEIRLHPDKLAHIVPRVGGIVKKVNTNLGDHVKEGEVMAVLESRELADAKSAYLSGLQQLELTKAAYDREKKLWEKKVSSEQDYLDARQAYAEAKINLNNAEQQLYALGFDEEYMEKLPILPDASYTQYEITAPFDGTVINKHITRGELVDTSSDIFEVANLDTVWAILTVYQKNLADVQKGQNVTIHADKISAEFRGVVDYLSPIVEESTRTASARVVLDNSSGKWRPGLFVVGEIKTADTELDLVIPKTAVQNIGEEKVVFIKAEHGFKPSHIQTGRSSETHVEVVSGLDLGQTIAVRNTFTLKAELNKGSFGGHNH; from the coding sequence ATGAGACATTCCCAAAATGTTGAGAGCACTCATTCAGGCGAATCTGATATTGAGCACAGAGAACATAATGACCATGCCGAAAGCAGTGCAAACCATGACGAGCACGGCGAAGAAGAAGGCGGACATATCGAGTTGACCGATGCGGAGATTTCCGAATTATCGATTAAAACAGCAAAGGCAGGGCAAGGGAAACTGCATAGAAAAGTAAAATTGCCCGGTGAAATCAGACTCCATCCCGATAAGCTTGCGCATATTGTTCCCCGTGTGGGCGGTATTGTTAAAAAAGTGAATACTAATCTCGGTGATCATGTCAAAGAGGGAGAGGTTATGGCTGTGCTTGAAAGCAGAGAGCTTGCAGATGCCAAAAGCGCATATTTATCAGGGCTGCAGCAGCTCGAACTGACAAAGGCTGCTTATGACCGTGAAAAGAAGCTATGGGAAAAGAAAGTCTCATCCGAACAGGATTATCTTGATGCCAGACAAGCCTATGCCGAGGCAAAGATAAATCTTAATAACGCCGAGCAGCAGCTTTATGCTTTGGGATTTGATGAGGAATATATGGAGAAACTGCCAATTCTCCCTGATGCCAGTTATACCCAATATGAAATAACAGCTCCTTTTGACGGCACTGTAATTAATAAACATATTACTCGCGGGGAGCTTGTGGATACGAGTTCGGATATATTTGAAGTGGCCAACCTCGATACGGTCTGGGCTATTCTTACTGTTTACCAAAAAAATCTGGCAGATGTACAGAAAGGCCAGAATGTTACTATCCACGCTGATAAGATATCGGCAGAATTTCGAGGTGTTGTGGATTATCTCAGCCCTATTGTTGAAGAGTCAACGCGCACTGCATCAGCCCGTGTTGTGCTGGATAATTCAAGCGGCAAGTGGCGTCCTGGGCTTTTCGTAGTCGGAGAGATTAAAACAGCAGATACTGAGCTGGATCTTGTGATCCCCAAAACGGCCGTACAAAACATCGGCGAGGAAAAAGTTGTTTTTATAAAAGCCGAGCATGGGTTTAAGCCTAGCCATATTCAAACCGGCAGAAGCAGCGAAACGCATGTCGAAGTGGTTTCAGGCTTAGATCTCGGGCAAACTATCGCAGTTAGAAACACCTTTACTCTAAAGGCAGAATTGAACAAAGGATCGTTTGGCGGTCATAATCATTGA
- a CDS encoding TolC family protein has translation MVKILFPLLSIILLAGCGESASKAVFSRNQSLEQKTNISNVLPESSVDDSDEYKISEPNDVLTLRDALSLTLMKNPKLKAYSYQIRADEARALQAGLLPNPEVGVEVEEIGGTGGKSGFDAAETVISISQLIELADKAQKRKKAASLQRELAEWDYKSIRLDVFTSAANAFVEVLGAQRTLSLNQELLTLSEKLVETVSQRVEAGKDAPIEQEKAKVLKAKLEIQYNQALQNLQSSRKKLVSFWSADAPIFTKAQGQLEGIEPVPAFSKLKEQIENNPDIARWKTKLDRADAMIDLEDARERRDITLSAGVKRSNETGDNSFFVGFSVPLPLNDRNQGNKLAAINDKLKTHQLQKNAELQIYSQLSETYSWLSNSYTQAVKTKQDVLTGARAAFQAAREAYEQGKAEYLVVLDTQRTLFEAEESYIDSLVSYHKAKVNIERLTGQTIHTEK, from the coding sequence ATGGTTAAGATATTATTTCCATTGCTATCAATAATTTTGTTGGCCGGCTGCGGTGAATCCGCCAGTAAAGCCGTTTTTTCGAGGAACCAGTCTTTAGAGCAGAAAACAAATATTTCTAATGTGCTGCCAGAGAGCTCAGTGGATGATTCTGATGAGTATAAGATTTCTGAGCCAAATGATGTGTTGACTCTTAGAGATGCCCTTTCTTTAACATTGATGAAAAATCCAAAACTAAAGGCCTATTCATATCAGATAAGGGCAGATGAGGCGAGAGCTTTGCAGGCTGGCCTCTTGCCCAACCCTGAAGTAGGCGTAGAGGTAGAGGAAATCGGCGGCACTGGAGGCAAAAGCGGCTTTGATGCTGCTGAAACCGTTATTTCGATCAGCCAGTTAATAGAGCTTGCTGATAAGGCGCAAAAGCGAAAGAAAGCCGCTTCTCTGCAAAGAGAGTTGGCAGAATGGGATTATAAGTCTATACGGCTGGATGTATTCACCAGTGCCGCCAATGCCTTTGTGGAAGTATTAGGGGCGCAGAGAACTCTGTCTCTAAATCAGGAATTATTAACGTTATCTGAGAAACTTGTTGAAACAGTTTCTCAACGAGTAGAGGCAGGTAAAGATGCCCCGATTGAGCAGGAGAAGGCGAAGGTGTTGAAAGCAAAATTGGAAATTCAATACAATCAGGCTTTACAGAACCTGCAATCCTCTCGGAAAAAGCTGGTTTCGTTCTGGTCGGCAGACGCTCCAATTTTCACAAAAGCTCAGGGGCAGCTTGAGGGTATTGAACCAGTTCCCGCCTTTTCCAAGCTTAAAGAACAGATTGAAAACAATCCTGATATCGCCCGCTGGAAGACAAAACTTGACAGAGCAGACGCCATGATAGATTTGGAGGATGCTCGCGAGAGGAGGGATATTACTTTGAGCGCCGGAGTGAAACGTTCCAACGAAACAGGCGATAATTCCTTTTTCGTAGGGTTTTCTGTTCCCTTACCACTTAATGACAGAAATCAGGGCAATAAACTTGCTGCAATAAATGATAAGCTCAAGACGCATCAATTACAAAAAAACGCCGAGCTCCAAATCTATAGTCAGCTCTCTGAGACGTACAGCTGGTTGAGCAATTCTTATACTCAGGCAGTAAAAACCAAACAGGATGTTCTTACCGGAGCCCGAGCTGCCTTTCAAGCCGCAAGAGAAGCGTATGAACAAGGCAAGGCTGAATACCTTGTTGTGCTGGACACCCAGAGAACCTTATTCGAGGCTGAAGAATCTTACATTGATTCTTTAGTTTCTTATCACAAGGCAAAAGTAAATATTGAACGCCTTACAGGGCAAACAATTCATACGGAGAAATAA
- the rpoN gene encoding RNA polymerase factor sigma-54 has product MAMELQLTGQLKQELQMKLTPAMLQSMEVLQMPLMALEQKVASELSSNPVLEVDSAESVDAPEEVLEQTEDSFDEKELDVSPDNTSDSFERLDSLSGDFDGDEENYVPAKYDSDEDPKMDALQNTADSGISLQEHLLDQWRLFNIDSETFLAGEYIIRSLDERGYLNTELEEIEDSTEFSSEIIQNAHELIKQLEPAGVGARSIRECLLIQIEQDDSPNPLAEKAVREHYDMLIANHLPELARKLGCEMDELQEVIKYLSHLDTSPGLLFGQEMDNAPIKADIIVEEDPESDDYIVRLASGALPPLNVSEYYEKMAADKNTPSETKKYLQENLRSARWLIEAIAQRRETLLKIAAYIVKKQKDFFVKGRIALVPLSMQEIADYIGVHIATVSRAVSGKYAMCPNGIVPLRDFFSSGRLEGVEDGESKGAESVKEVLKQVIEQEDKAKPFSDKKLCEEMEKKGIKIARRTVAKYRDQLAIPSAKMRKQYK; this is encoded by the coding sequence ATGGCAATGGAACTCCAACTAACAGGACAGCTCAAACAGGAACTCCAGATGAAGCTCACACCGGCGATGCTTCAGTCTATGGAGGTTCTGCAGATGCCGCTTATGGCCCTCGAACAGAAGGTTGCAAGCGAGCTGAGCAGCAATCCTGTGCTCGAGGTTGACAGCGCAGAGAGCGTTGATGCCCCCGAAGAGGTTCTTGAGCAAACTGAAGATTCCTTCGATGAAAAGGAGCTGGATGTATCCCCTGATAACACATCCGATTCGTTCGAAAGGCTTGATAGCTTATCGGGCGATTTTGACGGGGATGAGGAAAATTATGTGCCGGCGAAGTATGATTCGGATGAAGACCCAAAAATGGACGCCCTGCAAAACACAGCAGATTCTGGGATCTCACTTCAAGAACACCTGCTGGATCAGTGGCGGCTTTTCAATATAGACAGCGAAACGTTTCTGGCGGGCGAATACATCATCAGAAGCCTCGATGAGAGGGGCTATCTCAATACCGAGCTCGAGGAGATTGAAGATTCTACCGAATTCAGCTCTGAGATTATCCAAAACGCCCATGAGCTGATAAAGCAGCTCGAACCTGCGGGTGTTGGGGCGAGAAGCATCAGGGAATGCCTTCTGATTCAGATAGAGCAGGATGATTCGCCAAACCCTCTCGCTGAAAAGGCCGTGCGCGAGCATTACGATATGCTCATAGCCAACCATCTGCCCGAGCTTGCCAGAAAGCTCGGCTGCGAAATGGATGAACTGCAGGAGGTTATAAAATATCTCTCTCATCTTGATACAAGCCCCGGGCTTCTTTTCGGGCAGGAGATGGATAATGCCCCGATTAAGGCGGATATTATCGTAGAGGAAGACCCCGAGAGCGACGATTATATCGTGCGGCTTGCAAGCGGGGCTCTCCCGCCGCTGAATGTGAGCGAGTATTACGAGAAGATGGCGGCGGATAAAAACACGCCTTCTGAAACGAAGAAGTATCTTCAGGAGAATTTACGTTCGGCGAGATGGCTCATTGAGGCCATCGCCCAGCGCAGGGAAACTCTGCTTAAGATAGCTGCGTATATCGTGAAAAAGCAGAAGGATTTCTTCGTTAAAGGAAGGATCGCCCTTGTCCCGCTGTCTATGCAGGAGATTGCTGATTATATCGGCGTACATATCGCTACGGTTTCGAGGGCGGTTTCGGGCAAGTATGCGATGTGTCCCAATGGGATTGTCCCGCTGAGAGATTTTTTCAGCAGCGGCAGGCTTGAGGGCGTTGAAGACGGCGAGTCGAAGGGGGCTGAATCTGTGAAAGAGGTGCTCAAACAGGTTATCGAACAAGAAGATAAAGCTAAGCCGTTCAGCGATAAGAAGCTATGCGAGGAGATGGAGAAAAAGGGCATCAAAATCGCAAGAAGAACCGTTGCCAAATACCGTGATCAGCTCGCCATCCCGTCCGCTAAGATGAGAAAGCAGTACAAATAA
- a CDS encoding glycoside hydrolase family 2 protein has translation MALPRTNVLNQMLILTFILNLLPAAKADMNTPVQTPWDSKVSKDNPLPEYPRPQLVRSEWKNLNGKWDYAIAPKGKGEPKEWGGKILVPFCFESQLSGVHKQITLDDWMWYKRSFTVPKSWGGKSIMLNFQASDWETVVYINGKKVGRHRGGYSPFSFDITDFINKDDRQELVVRVWDNSGMELFTSCGKQGNPNHWNSNYPNSSGIWQTVWLEPVNEGGAVDLDINASLKKSMVSMFIETADSPASETNAKIKILDDGDVVAEKKAPVNKEIKLFIENPKGWTPDNPHLYDIEVALERSGKVIDRFASYCGLRDVSIDPTRKGPQILLNGEPLFQFGPLDQSYWPRSVLTPPTEEAIVFELEYLKQVGCNMVRLHIKRNPSRWYYHCDRLGLIVWQDFVCNKPFPKQKIDAQESKRWFSEQEELVDSLNCHPSILKWIVFNEAWGQHDTERIVKKAESMLSPEYLVSAASGWTDFDNLGDIRDLHEYSRFPAATAPSEESKRAVVMGEIGGFNVPIKGNNWVQYPEPALPDNPDFKVEGKDRRGGMRSNTDSADRDFVTDIKRPLFSQKNMATHYQRFIETLAQERYFGLSGAVYTQLTDMRHEQNGWLTFDRKVSKIDPERLNQIHQVLYQPVQERQKIFSFQSEWKHKGQKIQFPISADSDEIRNLSKYESAVYSTEFDVDEKPKQAVINVKLRSEHQKDKFGYLKVYIDDNLIYDDLSRHKKKETRITCVQLTEQQCGLLSKGGHKLKIEVDSTINFELLDVSIDKIVK, from the coding sequence ATGGCTTTACCAAGGACCAATGTTTTGAATCAAATGCTTATTCTTACTTTTATTCTTAATCTGCTGCCGGCGGCGAAGGCAGATATGAATACCCCTGTCCAAACGCCTTGGGACAGTAAGGTAAGCAAGGATAATCCGCTTCCCGAATATCCCCGCCCCCAGCTTGTACGCAGTGAATGGAAAAATCTCAACGGGAAATGGGATTATGCAATAGCTCCAAAAGGTAAAGGCGAGCCGAAAGAATGGGGCGGAAAGATCCTCGTGCCTTTCTGCTTTGAATCGCAGCTTTCAGGCGTTCATAAGCAAATTACCCTTGATGACTGGATGTGGTACAAAAGGAGCTTTACCGTACCCAAAAGCTGGGGCGGCAAGAGTATAATGCTTAATTTTCAGGCCTCAGATTGGGAAACAGTGGTTTACATAAACGGAAAGAAGGTCGGCAGGCACAGAGGCGGATACAGCCCGTTTTCTTTTGATATTACAGATTTCATCAACAAAGATGACCGTCAGGAGCTTGTTGTTCGTGTTTGGGATAATTCGGGCATGGAGCTTTTCACAAGCTGCGGCAAGCAAGGCAATCCAAACCATTGGAATTCAAACTATCCAAACAGCAGCGGTATATGGCAGACTGTCTGGCTTGAGCCGGTAAATGAAGGGGGAGCTGTGGATTTAGACATAAACGCAAGCCTTAAGAAATCCATGGTGAGTATGTTTATAGAAACAGCGGACAGCCCGGCTTCAGAGACTAATGCCAAGATTAAAATTCTTGACGACGGGGATGTTGTCGCTGAAAAGAAAGCTCCAGTAAATAAAGAGATTAAATTGTTTATAGAAAATCCCAAAGGCTGGACACCGGATAATCCGCACCTCTACGATATAGAAGTTGCATTGGAAAGGAGCGGAAAGGTTATAGACCGTTTCGCAAGCTATTGCGGACTGCGTGATGTTTCGATAGACCCTACCCGCAAGGGCCCGCAAATACTTCTCAACGGCGAACCGCTCTTCCAGTTCGGCCCGCTCGACCAGAGCTACTGGCCGAGAAGCGTTTTAACTCCGCCAACAGAAGAAGCGATTGTTTTTGAACTCGAATACCTCAAGCAAGTTGGCTGCAATATGGTGCGTCTGCATATCAAACGCAACCCATCCCGCTGGTACTACCACTGTGACCGCCTCGGGCTTATTGTTTGGCAGGATTTTGTATGCAACAAGCCTTTCCCTAAGCAGAAAATTGATGCTCAAGAAAGCAAACGGTGGTTCAGCGAGCAGGAAGAGCTAGTTGATTCATTGAACTGCCACCCGTCAATTCTAAAATGGATTGTGTTCAACGAAGCCTGGGGGCAGCACGACACAGAAAGAATCGTGAAGAAGGCAGAGAGCATGCTTTCACCTGAGTATCTTGTTTCCGCAGCCAGCGGCTGGACAGATTTTGACAACCTCGGCGATATCAGAGACCTTCACGAATATTCCCGCTTCCCAGCTGCAACCGCCCCATCAGAAGAGAGTAAAAGAGCAGTTGTTATGGGTGAGATTGGCGGATTTAATGTACCAATTAAGGGGAATAACTGGGTGCAGTATCCAGAGCCTGCCCTGCCGGATAATCCGGACTTCAAGGTTGAAGGCAAAGACCGCAGGGGCGGAATGCGATCTAATACAGACTCAGCAGACAGGGACTTTGTAACCGATATTAAGCGACCTCTTTTTTCGCAGAAAAATATGGCAACACATTACCAGCGGTTCATCGAAACGCTCGCTCAGGAGCGTTATTTCGGGCTCTCAGGGGCCGTTTATACTCAGCTTACTGATATGCGGCACGAACAGAATGGCTGGCTCACTTTCGACAGAAAAGTGAGCAAGATTGATCCCGAAAGGCTAAATCAGATTCATCAGGTGCTTTATCAGCCCGTTCAGGAAAGGCAGAAGATTTTTTCCTTCCAGAGCGAGTGGAAACATAAAGGACAAAAGATTCAATTTCCTATCTCGGCAGACAGTGATGAGATCAGAAATCTATCTAAATACGAATCAGCGGTTTACTCAACAGAATTTGATGTTGATGAAAAACCCAAGCAGGCGGTTATAAATGTTAAGCTCCGCAGCGAGCATCAGAAAGACAAATTCGGCTACCTGAAGGTTTACATTGATGATAATCTAATATACGATGACCTCTCAAGGCACAAAAAGAAAGAAACCCGCATAACCTGCGTTCAGCTTACCGAACAGCAGTGCGGGCTTTTGAGCAAGGGCGGGCATAAGCTCAAGATTGAAGTTGACAGCACAATAAACTTTGAGCTTCTGGATGTGAGCATTGACAAAATAGTCAAATAA
- a CDS encoding SU10 major capsid protein: MSFTGKAAFSAGTGLPEIAEDVSDIIGIVSPYETPLLSEIGDPQREARSTFHEWLEDSLLANSDAVNDQNITMPTSCPEFDVADVSKFRVNDQIQLEGSAEVMLITSKTGSTLNVARGYGGTSPEAVEDGQRINIIGPSAVEGEDFPESRFTNRIRQGNWTQIFTAGVEVSGSNMAADHIGIAEEMDYQKQMRLRELLRDLENTVINGAMGQSSPAGSASEARTMQGIIRHIQTNVFQAGSQEVPDGDVLTENMLNWALRQIWEKSCGNVDMIVAGGAQKRRINSFLEGSRWYGSEETRVRSGVQMYESDFGVCRVILSRWVPSGTILLLDSSRISVLPLTGRSMHFKPLASSGDYERGELIGEYTLELKNQQAHGIITGLV; encoded by the coding sequence ATGAGTTTTACAGGAAAAGCAGCTTTCTCAGCAGGAACAGGCCTTCCTGAAATAGCTGAAGACGTGTCTGATATTATCGGGATCGTTTCGCCTTATGAAACGCCTCTGCTCAGCGAAATCGGAGACCCGCAGCGAGAAGCCCGCAGCACATTTCACGAATGGCTTGAAGACAGCCTGCTGGCAAACAGTGATGCAGTAAACGATCAGAATATCACTATGCCCACAAGCTGTCCGGAATTCGATGTTGCTGATGTTTCAAAGTTTCGCGTGAACGATCAGATTCAGCTCGAAGGCTCTGCAGAGGTGATGCTTATAACCAGCAAAACAGGAAGCACGCTTAACGTTGCTAGAGGCTACGGAGGAACATCTCCTGAAGCAGTCGAAGACGGCCAGAGAATCAATATAATCGGCCCTTCGGCAGTGGAAGGCGAAGATTTTCCCGAAAGCCGCTTCACAAACAGGATAAGACAGGGCAACTGGACTCAGATATTCACCGCAGGCGTTGAGGTGAGCGGGTCTAATATGGCAGCAGACCACATCGGCATAGCCGAAGAGATGGACTATCAAAAGCAGATGCGTCTTCGTGAACTGCTCAGGGATCTGGAAAATACCGTGATAAACGGGGCTATGGGTCAGTCTTCCCCGGCAGGCAGCGCTTCAGAAGCAAGAACGATGCAGGGGATAATCCGCCATATTCAGACAAACGTGTTTCAGGCCGGCTCGCAGGAGGTTCCGGATGGAGACGTGCTCACTGAGAATATGCTCAACTGGGCTCTGCGTCAGATATGGGAGAAAAGCTGCGGGAATGTGGATATGATCGTAGCAGGCGGGGCTCAGAAGCGAAGGATAAACTCCTTCCTTGAAGGCTCACGCTGGTACGGCTCGGAGGAAACCAGAGTGCGCAGCGGTGTTCAGATGTACGAAAGCGATTTCGGCGTGTGCAGGGTGATTCTCTCCAGATGGGTTCCCAGCGGCACAATCCTCCTGCTCGATTCCTCGCGGATAAGCGTTCTTCCTCTAACCGGCAGAAGTATGCACTTCAAGCCGCTGGCCTCCAGCGGGGACTATGAACGCGGCGAGCTTATAGGTGAATACACGCTTGAACTCAAGAATCAGCAGGCGCACGGCATCATTACAGGCCTCGTATAA